In Amphiura filiformis chromosome 2, Afil_fr2py, whole genome shotgun sequence, one DNA window encodes the following:
- the LOC140146757 gene encoding uncharacterized protein, with protein MMKYRHLIFVKTVVLRSCVPCVRAAAGGSHLLPAPNSASSVLLPARCLSNPAITKPLCSSANQRQTLYTTSLAVDRTPYHHQAPSWQSTCVHLRCLHSSHPTSSADAKKDDGKTPEEDAVLVAKPPEDDDEPIVAKYDESGKPLSNWKRMKIMMKTYGYVVIPVHWVIAPVWFGMFYYAIKMGVDIGPILLKMGVSEHHVNTMQNSGASNALMAYALYKIFTPVRYTVTVGATEMTVRYLRKKGYIKPTPPKEKSYRDSMRETMTEMKDKAQDVRDKAQETTQNLKDKAQDVRDKAQETTQNLKDKAQDVKDKAQETTQNFKDKAQEIRDKRKT; from the exons GATCACATCTACTACCAGCACCAAACAGTGCTTCCAGCGTCCTTCTCCCAGCACGATGTCTATCAAATCCAGCCATCACCAAACCACTGTGTTCAAGTGCAAATCAAAGACAGACTCTTTATACCACATCACTTGCTGTTGATAGAACTCCTTACCATCATCAGGCACCAAGTTGGCAATCCACATGTGTCCACCTAAGATGCCTACATTCATCTCATCCAACCTCCTCCGCAGATGCGAAGAAAGATGATGGGAAGACACCCGAGGAGGATGCAGTACTCGTTGCCAAGCCACCGGAGGATGATGATGAACCCATCGTTGCTAAGTACGACGAGAGCGGGAAACCGCTCAGCAACTGGAAGAGGATGAAGATTATGATGAAGACGTATGGTTATGTTGTAATTCCCGTGCATTGGGTCATTGCTCCCGTGTGGTTTGGGATGTTTTACTATGCTATCAAGAT GGGTGTCGACATCGGACCTATATTACTAAAGATGGGAGTCAGTGAACACCATGTCAACACTATGCAGAACTCGGGTGCAAGCAATGCCTTGATGGCATATGCCCTTTATAAAATATTCACACCGGTACGTTACACTGTCACAGTTGGCGCGACAGAGATGACAGTGAGATACCTGCGAAAGAAAGGGTACATAAAACCTACGCCTCCGAAGGAGAAGAGTTACAGGGATTCGATGAGAGAAACAATGACAGAAATGAAGGATAAAGCACAAGATGTAAGGGACAAAGCACAGGAGACAACACAAAATTTGAAGGACAAAGCACAAGATGTAAGGGACAAAGCACAGGAGACAACACAAAATTTGAAGGATAAAGCACAGGATGTAAAGGACAAAGCACAGGAGACAACACAAAATTTTAAGGACAAAGCACAGGAAATAAGGGATAAAAGGAAAACATAA